One part of the Stegostoma tigrinum isolate sSteTig4 chromosome 14, sSteTig4.hap1, whole genome shotgun sequence genome encodes these proteins:
- the LOC125457788 gene encoding transmembrane protein 212-like, whose amino-acid sequence MKEEREGEMKRLHLYIGRALLSFGIISIFLGIITFFPVFTYKPWFAGWSARIACPIWNGAVAFIVGIVMLLAERDHISRYLRQVGFTFAIVNLMASPIQFIIALAAILIGPICYYTLAGISGTGYLGYTVQFPYRYTLPGVCTDPPLYEYYHLVLQLLSLIVSTAIFTLSLVFCISLTTRSNSTGTGQQWR is encoded by the exons atgaaggaggagagagagggagagatgaaacGCTTACACCTGTACATTGGAAGGGCTCTCCTTTCCTTTGGGATCATCTCCATTTTCTTGGGAATTATCACCTTCTTCCCAGTTTTTACCTACAAGCCCTGGTTTGCCGGATGGAGTGCCAGGATCGCGTGTCCCATCTGGAATGGAGCTGTG GCTTTCATTGTTGGAATTGTTATGTTGCTTGCAGAGAGAGACCACATCTCACGATATCTG AGACAGGTCGGCTTCACCTTCGCTATTGTCAATCTCATGGCTTCGCCCATACAATTCATCATTGCTCTGGCTGCCATCCTGATTGGTCCAATCTGCTACTACACCTTGGCTGGTATTTCAGGCACAGGATACCTGGGATACACTGTCCAGTTTCCATATCGATACACCCTTCCTGGTGTCTGTACGGACCCACCACTTTATGAGTACTACCACCTCGTCCTTCAGCTCCTCAGCCTGATCGTCAGCACTGCCATCTTCACCCTGTCTCTGGTTTTCTGTATCAGTCTGACAACGCGATCCAACTCTACAGGAACT